One part of the Algibacter sp. L1A34 genome encodes these proteins:
- a CDS encoding mannosyltransferase, with protein MFMNSTFLKLNKQSLLLAILSVLLYWAFAYNLVRTDYLKLIGLYVTLFALFYRLVSTFKDDLKLLTYLAFGFRCVFILAIPNLSQDFYRFIWDGRMIFAGFNPYLFTPESFINSEQSPIAQAEALYTGMGVLNGSHFTNYPPINQLCFFIASVFAGKSILGSVVVFKFLIIAADFGTFFYGSKLLKRLDIPVYNIFWYILNPFIIIELTGNLHFEGVMIFFLIWSLYLLHCGKWKFAAVILALSITVKLIPLIFLALFFKWFLFNKHKTNNEKPNLLAGLWKLVGFYSITLLTTLLLFAPFLSAEFFNNYAKTVGLWFQNFEFNASLYYIAREVGYTFRGYNEIGIIGKVTPILVVLFILIITFFRKNKTMVELISAMLLVLSFYYFTATTIHPWYIATLLILSVFTKYKFPLVWSFVIILSYLAYVNIDKADKSENLWVIALEYAVVYAVFIWEVFLKKTDKRLSVSSKKISTTI; from the coding sequence ATGTTTATGAATTCGACTTTTTTAAAACTTAATAAGCAATCATTACTCCTTGCTATTTTGTCTGTTTTGCTCTATTGGGCTTTTGCTTATAATTTGGTACGTACAGATTACTTGAAACTTATAGGTCTTTATGTTACCCTGTTTGCTTTGTTTTACCGTTTGGTATCTACATTTAAAGATGACCTTAAGCTTTTAACTTATTTGGCTTTTGGGTTTAGGTGTGTTTTTATTTTGGCTATACCGAACTTATCTCAAGATTTTTATCGTTTTATTTGGGATGGCCGGATGATTTTTGCTGGTTTTAACCCCTATCTATTTACGCCTGAATCATTTATAAATTCCGAACAATCCCCTATAGCCCAAGCCGAGGCTTTGTACACTGGAATGGGAGTGCTTAACGGGAGTCATTTTACAAATTACCCACCTATTAATCAGCTTTGTTTTTTTATTGCTTCAGTTTTTGCTGGAAAAAGTATTTTGGGTTCGGTTGTTGTTTTTAAGTTTCTTATTATTGCTGCCGATTTTGGTACGTTTTTCTATGGTAGTAAATTACTTAAAAGATTAGATATTCCTGTTTATAATATTTTCTGGTATATATTGAATCCTTTTATAATTATTGAACTCACGGGTAATTTACATTTTGAAGGTGTAATGATATTCTTTTTAATATGGAGTTTATATTTGCTGCATTGTGGAAAATGGAAATTTGCTGCCGTGATTTTAGCATTATCCATTACTGTTAAACTAATTCCTTTAATATTTTTGGCTTTATTTTTTAAGTGGTTTTTATTTAATAAACACAAGACGAACAATGAAAAACCAAATTTATTAGCAGGCTTATGGAAACTTGTTGGTTTTTACAGTATAACTTTACTAACCACACTCCTATTGTTTGCACCCTTTCTGTCTGCGGAATTCTTTAATAATTACGCTAAAACTGTTGGCTTATGGTTTCAGAATTTTGAATTTAACGCAAGTCTTTATTATATAGCCCGAGAAGTTGGCTATACGTTTAGAGGTTATAATGAAATTGGCATTATAGGAAAGGTGACTCCAATTTTGGTTGTTTTATTTATTTTGATTATTACTTTCTTTAGAAAGAATAAAACAATGGTTGAATTAATTTCTGCAATGTTACTCGTTTTGTCTTTCTACTACTTTACAGCAACTACTATACACCCTTGGTATATTGCAACACTTTTAATTTTGAGTGTTTTTACGAAATATAAGTTTCCGTTGGTTTGGAGCTTTGTAATAATACTTAGTTATTTGGCTTATGTTAATATTGATAAAGCAGATAAATCGGAAAACTTATGGGTAATCGCCTTGGAATACGCTGTGGTTTATGCTGTTTTTATTTGGGAAGTGTTTTTAAAGAAAACAGATAAGCGCTTAAGTGTTTCTTCAAAAAAAATATCGACCACCATATAA